Sequence from the Burkholderiales bacterium genome:
CGCGCGACACCGGCTACAAGGCCGGCGTCGGCTACACGTTCCTGAAAACCACGACGGTCAATGTCGTAGCGGAACGTCTCGAATACGAGACCAGCCAGACTCTGCCCGGGGCAGTCAACGAATACAACCGCGAAGCGATCTATGTATCGGTGCTGCACAAGATTGGCCCGGGAACCATACGGGCGTCTTTCGGTAAAGGTTTCAGCGGCGATTGCAAGGCCAGCGGCGCCGCGTGCAGCACGGCCGGGCTTGCCGCCAAAGCGGCGGCGATCGGCTACAGCCACAGCTTCTCGAAGCGCACCGATGTTTACGCGCTGTATATCTACATCGATAACGATGCGCTTGCTTCCTACAACTTCGGCTTCAATCCCCTGAATCCCGCCGGAGTCGGTTCCGATCCGAGCGGCCTCGGCATCGGCATTCGCCATACTTTTTGATCGTTCCGCTTCGATGTCTTGCTGCACTCGCTGCGAGTTGCTGGAACCGCATCCTTTCGACAATCAACGCAACGGAGTTAGTCCATGAGAAATCGAGTGATCACCTCGTGTTACGTTTTAGTCGTCGCGCTGCTGCTCGATCCGGGCAGTCTATTCGCGGCTGAGGACATACGGCTGGCAACCACGACCAGCACCGAGAACTCCGGTCTCCTGAAATACCTGCTGCCGAAATTCGAAGAGAGCTACGGCGGCAAAGTGCGAGTGGTCGCGGTTGGCACCGGCGCTTCGCTCAAGCTCGGCGAGAATTGCGACGCCGATGTTGTGCTCGTGCACGCGCGCGCCGCCGAGGATAAGTTCATGGAAGCCGGCTTTGGTTCCGTGCGCAAGGATGTCATGTACAACGACTTCATCATCGTCGGGCCGAAGAGCGATCCGGCCAAAGTGCGCGGTATGACGGATGTCATCGCGGCGATGAAAACAATCGCAGCGAGCGGCGCCAGGTTCGTGTCGCGCGGCGATGAATCCGGCACGCACACGATGGAAAAAAACTACTGGAAAGCCGCCGGATCGAAACCTGAAGGCGCAGCCTATGTTTCGGCCGGGCAGGGCATGGGGCAGGTGCTGACGATGGCCGGCGAATTGCAGGGATATACACTGACCGACCGCGCGACTTTCAGCGCTTATGCCGCCAAAACCGGACTCGAAACCCTGGTCGAGGGCGATCCGAAAATGTTCAATCCTTACGGCATCATCGCAGTCAACCCCGAGAAGTGCCCAACGGTAAACAAGGGAGGCGCCATGGCGTTGGTCGACTGGATCGCCTCTGCCAAAGCGCAAAAAGCGATCGCCGATTTCAGGGTCGACGGCAAACAGGTCTTTTTTCCGAGCGCAAAAAAATAATGCCGGCCTGATCCTCGTCGACTTAAGCAGTTGACGGCACACTTCGTTAATTCACTCCGCAGAACCGCGAGCTTGCGGCAAACAACTTGAAGTGCGTTGTCGTAAAATCGCGGCTCGTAATGACCGATTTTTCTACGATTACGCATGCGTCAAAGCCGTTTTTGTAGCATATCGGCGGCAGAGGTGGCGCGATGGATTTGATTGCGCCCACGCGCGCCGCGTTTCGCCTGCTGTTCAGCGGCGATGCCGAGCTCTGGCACATCATCTGGACGTCGCTTTATTGCTCGCTGATCGCGATCGCTCTGATCACGCCGCCAGCAGTGGCGCTCGGTTTTGTCATCGCCAGGGCGGCTTTTCCAGGGCGCCGCGCCATCGTCGTGCTGGTGCAGGCGCTGCTGTCGTTTCCGACGGTGGTGGTCGGGCTGACGATTTACATGCTGCTGTCGCGCCACGGGCCGCTCGGTTTTTTGCAGCTCTTGTTCACTCCGGAAGCAATCATCATTGCCTACATGGTCATCGCGTTTCCGGTGATGGTCGTATTCACGCTGGCGGCGGTGCAGGCCGCCGATCCGCGCGTTTTCGAAACCGCGCGCGGCCTCGGCGCCGGAAGACTGCGGGCAAGCTGGACGACGCTGGTCGAAGTCCGGTTCGGCATCATGGCGGCCGTATTCAACGGTTTCGGCCGCGTCATTTCCGAAGTCGGGGCGGCGATTATCGTTGGCGGCAACATTGCCGGGCTCACGCGCAACATGCCGACCGCGATCGCGCTCGAAACCAGCAAAGGCGAATTCGCGCAGGGCATAGCGCTCGGCTTTGTGCTGATCACGCTTGCGCTTGCGATCAACGCCGCGTTATCCGTGCTGCAAGGCGAAGGTGGCCTGAAATGAGCGGTGTGGCGGTCGCGCTCAATGGGGTGCGCAAGAGCTTTGGCAAGCGCGTCGTTCTCGACGATATCGACCTGCCGCTGGCGGCCGGCGGCAGCTTTGTCGTGACCGGCGACAACGGCTCGGGCAAGACCACGCTGCTGCGCATTCTGGCCGGCCTGGAACCTGCGCAATCCGGCAGCCTGCAAGTAGACGGCGTCAGCTTAGCGCTGGCCGATTATCCTGATAGCATGCGACGCCGCATCGTCTATGTGCATCAGCACCCGTATTTGTTTCACACCAGCATCGCAGACAATATCGCGTATGGACTGAATGCGCGCGGCGATGCGCGCGCGCATCGTGAGCATCAGGTGCGCGAGGCGATCGGCTGGGCTGGCGTGGGCCATCTGCTGCAGGTGCGGCCCGACAAGCTGTCCGGCGGCGAAAAACAGCGGGTCGCGCTGGCCAGGGCAAAAGTATTGAATCCGACGGTGCTTTTGCTCGACGAGCCGACCGCCAATCTCGATGCCGAAGGCCGGCATCAGGTCGTCACCCTGATCGAAAAGCTGCACGATGCCGAAGCTACCGTCGTCATCGCCTGTCACGATAAGGAACTGATCGGGTTGCCGGGCATGCACCGGCTGCAACTTGATCGCGGCAAGCTGCGCTAAAGCGACCAGTACGCGTTGCGGCGGCCGTCAAATCGTCCACTCGTTTCCGCGCTTGCACCTGACCTGCAGCCACGTTTCCACCAGCGCCGCCAGGTTATCGACTTGTCGTCAGCCGTTCGCGGACCGGAGGAAATGAGATCTAGTGGAAAGCCGCGAGGGTTCGACAAAATGTCGCAAGCCTGCTCTAATTGGGGGCTCGTTTTTGCTGATTCCTTCTCGGTTTGTCCATGGCCTCCTTGCCAAAAGAAGTCGAATCCGTTTCCCACGGGAGCTGGCTGCAGCACTCTGTTCTGATCGTCGATGACGAGCCCGGCATGCGCAATTTTCTGCGGCGCGCGCTCGAATCGCGCTGCGGCCTGGTCGAAACGGCCGCCAGCGCGGAAGAGGGCGCGCAACTCGTGGAGCGCTACCATTTCGATCTTTTGATTCTCGATATCGCTCTGCCTGGCAAAGGCGGCTTCGAATGGATGAAGGAGTTGCGCGCAAACGGTTTTGCCGGCGAT
This genomic interval carries:
- a CDS encoding substrate-binding domain-containing protein is translated as MRNRVITSCYVLVVALLLDPGSLFAAEDIRLATTTSTENSGLLKYLLPKFEESYGGKVRVVAVGTGASLKLGENCDADVVLVHARAAEDKFMEAGFGSVRKDVMYNDFIIVGPKSDPAKVRGMTDVIAAMKTIAASGARFVSRGDESGTHTMEKNYWKAAGSKPEGAAYVSAGQGMGQVLTMAGELQGYTLTDRATFSAYAAKTGLETLVEGDPKMFNPYGIIAVNPEKCPTVNKGGAMALVDWIASAKAQKAIADFRVDGKQVFFPSAKK
- a CDS encoding ABC transporter permease yields the protein MDLIAPTRAAFRLLFSGDAELWHIIWTSLYCSLIAIALITPPAVALGFVIARAAFPGRRAIVVLVQALLSFPTVVVGLTIYMLLSRHGPLGFLQLLFTPEAIIIAYMVIAFPVMVVFTLAAVQAADPRVFETARGLGAGRLRASWTTLVEVRFGIMAAVFNGFGRVISEVGAAIIVGGNIAGLTRNMPTAIALETSKGEFAQGIALGFVLITLALAINAALSVLQGEGGLK
- a CDS encoding ABC transporter ATP-binding protein; its protein translation is MSGVAVALNGVRKSFGKRVVLDDIDLPLAAGGSFVVTGDNGSGKTTLLRILAGLEPAQSGSLQVDGVSLALADYPDSMRRRIVYVHQHPYLFHTSIADNIAYGLNARGDARAHREHQVREAIGWAGVGHLLQVRPDKLSGGEKQRVALARAKVLNPTVLLLDEPTANLDAEGRHQVVTLIEKLHDAEATVVIACHDKELIGLPGMHRLQLDRGKLR